In the Pedobacter cryoconitis genome, CTAAATGATTTCCAGGACTTGTCCCCTGGCGGAAATTTAGGGATTGATTACCAGATTAATGAAAAAAATGTAGTTGGGCTTTTATTCGATTATGCAGGAAGCTGGCACAAAGAGACGCGTAATGCTTTCAGACGTGATTATTTTAGTGATGCGGATTCCCTTAGTCTCACCAACAATCGGGATAAATTAAATTCACAGACCTATTCTCTTAATTTAAATTATCAGGGTAAACTTGATTCTTCAGGAAAGCAGCTCAGTATTGATTTTGATGCACTGGAATATAGATCCAAAAACAATTCCGTGAGTAAAACCGATGCATTGGATCTGTTAACCAATCAATCCTTATTTGTTCAGGACTGGTTCAGGAGTTCATCTCCGCAGCATATCAGCAATCAATCAGTTAAGGTTGATTTTGAATGGCCTGTCAATAAAAATACTTCCCTTGATTTTGGTGCAAAAACATCCTTCTCGAAAATTAATAATGATCTTCTTTTTGAGGACAGATTAACTGAGAATGTTTGGGTAAAAGATCCCAAAATAAGTAACCTGTTCAAATACAATGAGAACATAAATGCACTATACGGTATCTTAAACCGGACGATAAATACAAAATGGTCTTATCAACTGGGATTAAGAATTGAAAATACAGTTGCAAAAGGTTGGCTTGAAAGTATAAAAGTTGTAGATAGAAATTACATTAACTTTTTTCCGACTGCCTTCTTAAAATATACCACTGGAAAAGAAAAGACCTTTGTTCTGGCAGTTTCCAGCAGAATAACCAGGCCAAGTTTTTGGGATGTTAATCCATTCAGAACTTATACGACTGATCAGACCTATTTTGAGGGAAATCCATTTTTATTGCCATCCAAGTATTACAGACAGGAACTAAGCCATACTTTTAGCAATAAAACAGGGACTTATTCAATTCAGTTTGCCGCCAGTCAGCTGCTGGATGAATTTTATGCACTTCCTTATAATCCTTCGGAAAATGTTATTGCCAATAAAAAAGTGAACTATGGTAATAAATATGCTTTTTCAAATACAATAACCTATTATAGCCAGCTATTGCCCTGGTGGAAATTAACGGCATCAACGCTGACCGGTTATGTCATGTCAAAAGGATCTTATGGCGATCATATAGCTATCGATAACAGGTCTTTTCTTTTTAGTATTTCAACCAATCAAACATTTAATATTTCTAAGAAGAAGGGGCTTAGCTGTACAGTAATAGCTAATAACACCTTTCCTGTTACTATTGTAAATACGGAAATCGGAAACAGACTCGAAACAGAAGTCAGGCTGAGGAAATCGATAGGTTCCTGGAATATCACTTTATCAGGGCAGGATTTTTTTAAGAGCAACCAGGACCGCTATAAAATCAGGTTAAATGAACTCAGGATCATGGACCAAAACTATTATGATACCCGGAGTGTGGCACTTTCAGTGAGTTTTAGTTTTGGAAAATCAACTGTAAAGGACAAAAGGGACAGAGATCCAGGATATGAAGATCTCAAGCAAAGAACGATGTAAAATTGGTTAGTTAAATAGGATGTATTCTCTTGTTTCATTCAAATAAATATATAAATGAAAGGGCAAATGCCATGTCCTTACTGATGGCTGATTTTCAACCTTAAACTATAATCCCATGAAAAAAAATGCAAAAATCGCATCAAGCTCAGAAGAAAAAAGTATCCTTAGCGATGCTGTTAATTCTTCAGAAAACGAACAATTGGATCTTTACAAAGCCATTTTTGGTGGAGTAAGTTCTGGCTGCTCAGTTGTTGCTGTTGGCAACCTGCGTTCGAAAGTGTCTGCTTATGATAAGCATGAAACATTCTTACAAGCAATTAGCTAATTGATTTCATAGATAGCCAATTTTAGCTAATTGGCTATCTATTTTTTATGGAGGCTTAAGACTGAACCACAATCACATTGAAATAACCTGAACTTTATTTAACTATGAAAAAAGTAATCTCTTATGTGCTTAAGATTGCTAGTCGCTGCAATCTTAATTGTTCGTATTGCTATATGTACAATTTAGGGGATCAAACCTATCTGAAACAGCCAAAATTCATGTCTTTAGCTACAGTGGCGGCATTGTCTGAACGTTTGAAGTCCTATTGTAAAAACGCAGGTATAGATTATGTTCAGATCGTATTTCATGGAGGAGAACCACTTTTACTGAGTAAGGAATATTTCAAACTCTGTATCAATCTTTTTAAGGATACTTCGCCGGAAATTGAATTTGGTTTTACCATTCAAACCAATGGGGTGACAATGGATAAAGAGTGGTATGACTTATTCAAAGCTCATGATGTTAAGATTGGGATTAGTATAGACGGGCCTAAAAAGTATCATGATGCCTTCCGTGTATTTCATAATGGAAAAGGTTCTTATAATCAGGTTGCCGAGGCAGTTAAATTGGGTAGGGGAAATGGCCTGTCGGGTATTCTTATGGTGATGAATACAAACATTCCAATCCAGGAATTTTACAAGGAGCTTAAAGAACTTAAAGTAGGCAATTTGAATTTACTGTTTCCAGACGGCCATTATGATAAACTCCCTGAAGGATTTGATGCAGTGAGATTTGGTGAGGATGATTACACCCCCTATGCTGA is a window encoding:
- a CDS encoding outer membrane beta-barrel family protein produces the protein MRPTAFNMMKIVQTVFLVFCFYAASAQVSISGKVTDDQRIPLQLVVVSLQQGSAVMGNSITDSLGYYHFKNIVKGNYKFVFKYVAYKDTVIPVNVKADTIINLQYQNIQSLKEVTVRAKKPIFERQIDRLRFNVAETDLVFGNNIWDVIEKTPLVNVSSDGTIQISGTSGAIVYINNKRKVLTGNALKSYLSSIPSDNLLAIEVITTPSSKYDAEGGAGIINILTKKNKEEGLIGNAVLSTRQTAVNSEAGSVYLNNRKGNWNIYTDLYMSNRSRKPELKKEIYYPAGTTDNLTLRSINSLNDFQDLSPGGNLGIDYQINEKNVVGLLFDYAGSWHKETRNAFRRDYFSDADSLSLTNNRDKLNSQTYSLNLNYQGKLDSSGKQLSIDFDALEYRSKNNSVSKTDALDLLTNQSLFVQDWFRSSSPQHISNQSVKVDFEWPVNKNTSLDFGAKTSFSKINNDLLFEDRLTENVWVKDPKISNLFKYNENINALYGILNRTINTKWSYQLGLRIENTVAKGWLESIKVVDRNYINFFPTAFLKYTTGKEKTFVLAVSSRITRPSFWDVNPFRTYTTDQTYFEGNPFLLPSKYYRQELSHTFSNKTGTYSIQFAASQLLDEFYALPYNPSENVIANKKVNYGNKYAFSNTITYYSQLLPWWKLTASTLTGYVMSKGSYGDHIAIDNRSFLFSISTNQTFNISKKKGLSCTVIANNTFPVTIVNTEIGNRLETEVRLRKSIGSWNITLSGQDFFKSNQDRYKIRLNELRIMDQNYYDTRSVALSVSFSFGKSTVKDKRDRDPGYEDLKQRTM
- a CDS encoding radical SAM protein, coding for MKKVISYVLKIASRCNLNCSYCYMYNLGDQTYLKQPKFMSLATVAALSERLKSYCKNAGIDYVQIVFHGGEPLLLSKEYFKLCINLFKDTSPEIEFGFTIQTNGVTMDKEWYDLFKAHDVKIGISIDGPKKYHDAFRVFHNGKGSYNQVAEAVKLGRGNGLSGILMVMNTNIPIQEFYKELKELKVGNLNLLFPDGHYDKLPEGFDAVRFGEDDYTPYADWLIGLFILWKGDKNRPVIRFFETLIEMIAGEENVGNQAFGKKKNGVVVIETDGGIEVVDSLRACYEGITRNNLNIHENEISDLFEDDIFEVYYNAHDMVCEQCLNCPVYDFCGGGFLGSRYANDNGFDNPTIYCKDIIRILSFIQNDILDSLPVEVTAKMEAEKLVYSELIQELKNPPLIEIESNVKQKLISFKQPAVLCT